In Actinomyces weissii, a genomic segment contains:
- the secF gene encoding protein translocase subunit SecF, with amino-acid sequence MKSLAALGNELYSGKTSIPFVAKRRIWYTVASLVVLGSFALLGLVGLNPGIDFKGGSEVTVTGIANPSEGPANQVISKGGYSAGSSVTTMGSSSVRVQTSSLEKPQLDQLSEELATAYGVTPAEISATTIGPTWSGDVTSKAVRGLVIFFLLVGGLIWAYFRTWKMAAAALLALCHDVVITMGVYVVSGFEVTPATVIGVLTILGYSLYDTVVVFDKIRENTSGFQAQSRSTYAELANLAVNQTFVRSINTSVVGVLPVASLLFVGAIILGAGTLRDIALTMFIGMIAGTLSSVFLATPLLVDLRSREKVITEQAAQVAGARARRIAELDGDQEAVAALAAAPAAAPLRPGHHLGVSAQPKRKKKRS; translated from the coding sequence ATGAAGTCACTGGCAGCGCTCGGAAACGAGCTCTACTCCGGCAAGACCTCGATCCCCTTCGTCGCTAAGAGGCGGATCTGGTACACCGTGGCCTCATTGGTGGTGCTAGGCTCCTTCGCCCTGCTGGGCCTGGTGGGCCTGAACCCCGGTATCGACTTCAAGGGCGGCTCGGAGGTCACCGTCACCGGCATCGCGAACCCTTCTGAGGGACCCGCCAACCAGGTCATCTCCAAGGGCGGCTACTCGGCTGGCTCCTCCGTGACCACCATGGGATCCTCCTCGGTGCGGGTGCAGACCAGCTCCCTGGAGAAGCCCCAGCTGGACCAGCTCTCTGAGGAGCTGGCCACCGCCTACGGCGTCACCCCCGCCGAGATCTCCGCCACCACGATCGGCCCGACCTGGTCAGGGGACGTCACCAGCAAGGCCGTGCGCGGCCTGGTGATCTTCTTCCTGCTGGTCGGCGGCCTGATCTGGGCCTACTTCCGCACCTGGAAGATGGCGGCCGCCGCCCTGCTGGCCCTGTGCCACGACGTGGTGATCACCATGGGCGTGTACGTGGTCTCCGGCTTTGAGGTCACCCCCGCCACCGTAATCGGCGTGCTGACCATCCTGGGCTACTCGCTGTACGACACGGTGGTGGTCTTTGACAAGATCCGGGAGAACACGTCTGGCTTCCAGGCCCAGAGCCGCTCCACCTACGCAGAGCTGGCCAACCTGGCGGTCAACCAGACCTTCGTCCGCTCCATCAACACCTCCGTGGTGGGTGTGCTGCCGGTCGCCTCGCTGCTGTTCGTCGGGGCCATCATCCTGGGGGCGGGTACCCTGCGGGACATCGCCCTGACCATGTTCATCGGTATGATTGCCGGGACGTTGTCCTCCGTGTTCCTGGCCACCCCGCTGCTGGTGGACCTGCGCTCCCGTGAGAAGGTCATCACCGAGCAGGCCGCGCAGGTGGCCGGGGCCCGGGCCCGGAGGATTGCCGAGCTGGACGGCGACCAGGAGGCTGTGGCGGCCCTGGCTGCGGCCCCCGCCGCCGCTCCACTGCGACCCGGCCACCACCTGGGCGTCTCTGCCCAGCCCAAGCGGAAGAAGAAGCGCTCATGA
- a CDS encoding RelA/SpoT family protein — MTDSTSTTGTAETVVPGSRVRSRLAWFGSRGHSTPPAIEPLLRAVRANHPKADTSLIVRAYEVASTAHEGQMRKSGEPYITHPVAVATILAELGMTSQTLAAALLHDTVEDTSYSLDRLRADFGEEIALLVDGVTKLDKLQYGDAAQAETVRKMIVAMSKDIRVLVIKLGDRLHNARTWKYVSAQNAARKAKETLEIYAPLAHRLGMNTIKWELEDRSFKALYPGVYAEIEHMVAERAPAREEYLRQVRLQIEEDLRVNKIKGTVTGRPKHYYSIYQKMIVRGKDFDDIYDLVAVRVIVDTIQDCYAVLGSLHSRWTPMSGRFKDYIAVPKFNLYQSLHTTVVGPGGKPVEIQIRTHEMHRRAEYGVAAHWKYKADPNASGPSPLGQGTGKADKAELGWLRQLVDWQRETQDPAEFLESLRFEMTGTQIYVFTPKGDVMVLPSGATPVDFAYAVHTEVGHRTVGARVNGRLVPLDSHLETGDSVEVFTSKSVSAAPSRDWLSFVSSPRARNKIRQWFSKERREEAIEEGKAQIARAMRKKDLPIQRLMSHETLMNVAKTLDKGDIDGLYAAVGEGHVSAQHVVQTLVATMGGEAGAEETLAEAVLPTFTPSSRHAARSGDSGVVVEGMNAGDLYVKLARCCTPMPGDPIVGFVTRGSGISVHRTDCQNVEQLQAEPERMIAVHWADHAQAAYLVQIEVEALDRGGLLADITRVMADNHVNMVSANIGTSRDRVVVGRFVVELAEPGHLDHTLANLRRIDGVFEAHRASTTSRKQRS, encoded by the coding sequence ATGACGGACTCCACGAGCACCACCGGCACCGCCGAGACAGTCGTTCCTGGGTCCAGGGTGCGCAGCCGCCTGGCCTGGTTCGGCTCCCGCGGGCACTCCACGCCTCCGGCTATCGAGCCGCTGCTGCGGGCCGTGCGGGCCAACCACCCCAAGGCCGACACCAGCCTGATCGTGCGCGCCTACGAGGTGGCCAGCACCGCCCACGAGGGGCAGATGCGCAAGTCCGGCGAGCCCTATATCACCCACCCGGTGGCGGTGGCCACGATCCTGGCCGAGCTGGGCATGACCTCCCAGACCCTGGCAGCCGCCCTGCTGCACGACACCGTGGAGGACACCAGCTACTCCCTGGACCGGCTGCGGGCCGACTTCGGGGAGGAGATCGCCCTGCTGGTAGACGGCGTGACCAAGCTGGACAAGCTCCAGTACGGTGACGCCGCCCAGGCCGAGACCGTGCGCAAGATGATCGTGGCCATGTCCAAGGACATCCGGGTGCTGGTCATCAAGCTGGGGGACCGGCTGCACAATGCCCGCACCTGGAAGTACGTCTCCGCCCAGAACGCCGCCCGCAAGGCCAAGGAGACCCTGGAGATCTACGCCCCTCTGGCCCACCGCCTGGGCATGAACACCATCAAGTGGGAGCTGGAGGACCGCTCCTTCAAGGCGCTCTACCCCGGCGTCTACGCCGAGATCGAGCACATGGTGGCGGAGCGGGCACCCGCCCGGGAGGAGTACCTGCGCCAGGTGCGCCTGCAGATCGAGGAGGACCTGCGGGTCAACAAGATCAAGGGCACGGTCACCGGCCGGCCTAAGCACTACTACTCCATCTACCAGAAGATGATCGTGCGGGGGAAGGACTTCGACGACATCTACGACCTGGTGGCCGTGCGGGTCATTGTGGACACGATCCAGGACTGCTACGCCGTGCTCGGTTCCCTGCACTCCCGCTGGACCCCAATGAGCGGACGCTTCAAGGACTACATCGCCGTCCCGAAGTTCAACCTGTACCAGTCCCTGCACACCACCGTGGTCGGTCCGGGCGGAAAGCCCGTGGAGATCCAGATCCGCACCCACGAGATGCACCGTCGGGCCGAGTACGGGGTAGCCGCCCACTGGAAGTACAAGGCCGACCCCAACGCCTCCGGGCCCTCGCCACTGGGCCAGGGCACCGGGAAGGCGGACAAGGCCGAGCTCGGCTGGCTGCGCCAGCTGGTGGACTGGCAGCGGGAGACCCAGGACCCGGCCGAGTTCCTGGAGTCCCTGCGCTTCGAGATGACCGGCACGCAGATCTACGTGTTCACCCCCAAGGGCGACGTCATGGTGCTGCCCTCCGGCGCGACCCCGGTGGACTTCGCCTACGCCGTGCACACCGAGGTGGGGCACCGCACCGTGGGGGCGCGGGTAAACGGCCGCCTGGTGCCCCTGGACTCCCACCTGGAGACCGGCGACTCCGTGGAGGTCTTCACCTCCAAGTCGGTGTCCGCGGCCCCCTCACGGGACTGGCTGTCCTTCGTCAGCTCCCCGCGGGCCCGCAACAAGATCCGCCAGTGGTTCTCCAAGGAGCGGCGGGAGGAGGCCATTGAGGAGGGCAAGGCCCAGATCGCGCGTGCCATGCGCAAGAAGGACCTGCCTATCCAGCGCCTGATGAGCCACGAGACCCTGATGAACGTGGCCAAGACCCTGGACAAGGGGGATATCGACGGCCTGTACGCGGCCGTGGGGGAGGGGCACGTCTCCGCCCAGCACGTGGTTCAGACCCTGGTGGCCACCATGGGTGGCGAGGCCGGGGCCGAGGAGACCCTGGCGGAGGCGGTCCTGCCCACCTTCACCCCCAGCAGCCGGCACGCTGCGCGCAGCGGCGACAGCGGCGTCGTGGTGGAGGGCATGAACGCCGGAGACCTCTACGTAAAGCTGGCCCGCTGCTGCACCCCTATGCCGGGGGACCCGATCGTCGGCTTCGTCACCCGGGGCTCGGGCATCTCCGTGCACCGCACCGACTGCCAGAACGTGGAGCAGCTGCAGGCCGAGCCGGAGCGCATGATCGCCGTGCACTGGGCCGACCACGCCCAGGCCGCCTACCTGGTACAGATCGAGGTGGAGGCCCTGGACCGTGGCGGCCTGCTGGCGGACATCACCCGGGTCATGGCGGACAACCACGTGAACATGGTCAGTGCCAATATCGGCACCAGCCGGGACCGGGTGGTGGTGGGCCGTTTCGTGGTGGAGCTGGCCGAGCCCGGGCACCTGGACCACACCCTGGCGAACCTGCGCCGTATCGACGGCGTCTTTGAGGCCCACCGCGCCTCCACCACCTCACGCAAGCAGCGTTCCTGA
- a CDS encoding adenine phosphoribosyltransferase, with product MSQAPRRLPARLTQLLLANIREIPDFPEPGVLFRDITPLLANGPAFASLIEGLAECYQGRIDAVAGLESRGFILAAPLAVRLGIGMLTIRKGGKLPGPVIGEDYSLEYGTARMELRPDSVSPGSRVLVIDDVLATGGTARASIDLIEQAGAQVAAVCMLLELQELGGRARLGDVEVDCVVSY from the coding sequence ATGAGCCAAGCCCCCCGTAGGCTGCCTGCCCGGTTGACCCAGCTGTTGCTGGCCAACATCCGGGAGATCCCCGACTTCCCCGAGCCGGGGGTGCTGTTCCGGGACATCACCCCGCTGCTGGCCAACGGCCCGGCCTTCGCCTCCCTGATCGAGGGCCTGGCGGAGTGCTACCAGGGGCGTATCGACGCCGTCGCCGGCCTGGAGTCGCGCGGCTTCATCCTGGCCGCCCCCCTGGCGGTACGGCTGGGCATCGGCATGCTGACCATCCGCAAGGGCGGTAAGCTGCCGGGCCCGGTGATTGGTGAGGACTACTCCCTGGAGTACGGCACTGCCCGCATGGAGCTGCGCCCCGACTCGGTCAGTCCCGGTTCCCGGGTGCTGGTGATCGACGACGTGCTGGCCACCGGGGGCACCGCCCGCGCCTCCATAGACCTGATCGAGCAGGCCGGGGCTCAGGTGGCTGCAGTATGCATGCTGCTGGAGCTCCAGGAGCTCGGTGGACGCGCCCGCCTTGGTGACGTAGAGGTCGACTGCGTCGTCTCCTACTGA